From the Deinococcus sonorensis KR-87 genome, the window GCGCCACGCTGACCGAAGCGATCGCCAGCGCGCGGGCCGTGCGGCCGGGGCGGGCGTAGTGCTGGGCCGCCGCCATCACGCCGGGCCACAGGGCGGCGTAGCACAACCCCCACACCGCCGACAGCAGCGCCAGCGGCACCACGCCCGGCTGCTGCGGCAGCAGCGTCAGGAGCAGCAGCCCCAGCCCACTGGCCAGCAGCAGCACCGCCCCCAGACCACGCCGGTGGGTCAGCAGCCCGATGGGCCCTTTGGCCAGCGCGTCGGCGAGGTAATGCACGCTGAAGATCAGGCCCACCGCCGCCGGGCTCAGCTGGAACTCCCGCCCCACCAGCGGCAGATAGCTCACCAGCAGGCCGGTCCGCACGAATTCGCTGGCCATCAGCAGCAGCACCAGCCGCAGCACAGTCAGGGGGGCGGTCCAGGGCAGCACGGTCCCGATTGTAGGCCAGGGCGGTGAGGACGCTGCCACGGCACCCGTTGCGGCGGCAATCCCCCCGGTGCCGCCGACGGGGGAACCCACACGGGGGAGGCGAAAAAAGCCGTCTGTTGGCTAGTCTATGGGCGGACGGAACCGGGTCTTCCTCTTCTCCCACTTCCCTGCCCGCCCGTCCAGCGCCCTCTATAGGTATGCATCATCCGCCCCGGCCCGCCTCAGCGTGGCCGGGGTTCATGCATGACGTGTGGGCGCGGCTTAAGGTCTACTCCCTGTAGGGGAACTGTCAGAACCGATGCCAAGAATGAAGGATGCAGCGCTCTGCGTTGTTTCAACCTATTTTTCATCCTGCCAGGGAGGCATCGTCATGACCGTCATCATCCCCTCCGAGCTGGACTATCAGCGGTATCTGCTGCTGGAGTCGCTGCAGTTTCCCGGCACCGTGGCCATCCCACAGGTGCAGGCCACCCCAGAAGGTCAGCTGCACAGCTTTCAGTTTGGCAATGGTTACGGCGCGCTGGTGCTGCGCGCGGCCGGTCAGCCGCTGGACCGGGCCTTCGAGATCTGCCTGATGGACCATACGCTCCACGCGCCACAACCGTGCTACGACCTGCCGCTGTGTCCAGGCGTGCAGAGCGGCCTGTCGCACGGGCAGGTCTCGGCGCTGCTGTCGTGTGCCGAGCGGCTCCCGGAGCACCCCCGGCTGGCCCAGCACAACGCCCGCCTGCTGGACGAGGTGTTCTGACACGGCAAAGGAGCCGCCGTGCCCGCTTGAGGCACGGCGGCTCCTTGTTGAGGTGACCCTTCAGTTCAGGAGCTGTGCAGCACGTTCATGATGTCGCCGTCCTTCATCACGTACTCCTTGCCCTCGGTGCGGACCCAGCCCTTGCTCTTGGCCGCCGCCCAGCCGCCCGCCTCCACCATCTTGTCCCACTCGATCACCTCGGCGCGGATGAAGCCGCGCTCCAGGTCGCTGTGGATCTCGCCGGCCGCCTCGGGGGCCTTCTCGCCCCGGCGGATGGTCCAGGCGCGCACTTCCTTCTCGCCGCTGGTGATGAAGGTGATCAGGCCCAGCGTCTCGTACCCGACCTTGACCAGCTGATCCAGGCCGCTCTCCTGCACGCCAAGTTCGCTCAGGAACTCCCGCGCCTCATCCTCGGGCATCTCGGCCAGCTCACCCTCGATCTGAGCGCTGATCTTGACGACCTGCGCTCCCTCGGCGGCGGCATAGGCGCGCACCTGCTGCACGTATTCGTTGTCCTGCTGCAGCTCATCCTCACCCACGTTGGCCACGTAGATGACCGGCTTGATGGTGATCAGCCCGAAATCCTTGGGAATGCGGCCCTCGTAGGTGCCAGCGCGGGCCGGCTTGCCCTCGCCCAGCACCTTCAGAATGGCCTCGGCCAGGTCAGCCTGCTCGCGGGCGTCCTTGTCGCCGCCCTTGGCCTTCTTGGTGAGGCCCTGCAGCCGCTTTTCCAGCCCGGCCATGTCGGCCAGGATCAGCTCGGTGTTGATGGTCTCGATGTCGTCCAGCGGGTCCACCCGGCCCGCCACGTGAATCACGTTGCCGTCCTCGAAGCAGCGCACCACGTGCGCGATGGCGTCCACCTCGCGGATGTTGGCCAGGAACTGGTTGCCCAGCCCCTCGCCCTGGCTGGCGCCCTTGACCAGCCCGGCAATGTCCACGAACTCCACGAAGGTGGGGATGATGGGCGGCACTCGCTCCCCCTTGGTGAAGATGCGGCTCAGGGCCGCGAGGCGCTCATCCGGCACCGTTACGCGCCCGACGTTCGGTTCGATGGTGGCGAACGGATAGTTGGCGGCCAGCGCTCCGGCCCGCGTGATGGCATTGAACAGGGTACTCTTGCCGACATTCGGCAGCCCGACGATTCCAATTCCCAGACTGCTCATGCGAAAACTCCAGATCTGTACACGCCCGACAGGATACCGCCCGGGCCGGGGACCGCGTTCATTCAGCCGGACTATGCGGTGGGGGCGAAGTTCAGGTGCAGGTACGGCACGTCGTACAGAATGCGTTCCCGGGTGTCCCGAAGGAAGCGGAGCTGTCCCTCGGTCCGGCTGTCCGGTTCCCACTTGCTCAGCAGCAACACGTACAGCTCGACCTCCCGCAGCTTGAGCAGCGTGGGCACCAGCGCCAGATCGGCAGGGTCAGGCAGGGCGCGCCGCTCGCGGTAACCGGCCAGCAGCTCCGTCCACAGCCGGAGGCCCACCTGCTCGCGCTGCTCCTCCGGCACGCCCCACAGTCCGTAATACAGCGCCATGGCCAGATCGTTGACGAAAAAGTTGTGCGTGCAGTCGTCGAAGTCGAACAGGTGGAGGCGCTCCCCCTCCACCAGAACATTGCCCGGATGGGCGTCGTTGTGGATCAGGCCGTACCGCTCGGGCGAGGTGGGCTGGGCGGCGAGCCGCTCCACCAGTCGGTCAAACCGCTCCATGATGCCCGGTTCCAGCGCTTCAGGCAGGGCCGCCGCCCGGGCGTGACGCTGTTCGATGTAGGGGTCCTGATGCCAGTGGAAGCGGCCCTGAGGGTCTTCCGGGCGGTAGATCTGTGTCTGGTTGTGCAGGTCGGCAAGCAGCCGGCCCCAGGCGCGCAGCTGACCCGAGGTGGCCTGAACCGGATTCAGGCGCTCACCTGGCACCCGCACGAAGGCGGTCGCCAGATACTGCCCGCCGGACCCGTCCGGCCAGACGCTGAGCAGCTGTCCTGCGTGGTCGGCCACCGGAGCCGCCACGTCCACCCCCTGCACCCCCAGGAAGCTCAGCCAGTGCAACTCTGCCTGCACCTGACGTTCGGTGCGGTGGCTGCTGTGCACCAGACGCAACACCCGGGGTCCTTCCGGTGTCTGAAACGCATACACCTGATTCTCAAAGCTGCCCAGATCGGTCAGGTCTCCTGAGGTCTGGTGGTACAGCGCGGCGATGTCATCAAGCAGGTCTGGCGCAAGGAGGGGATGACCGGTCATGGCTCCAGGCTAGCGAAACCTCCTGGTCCCGCCATCCGCCAAATCACCTGAAGCGGTGCCACGAACAGCAAGACTGTGCCCTGCGGTTCTTCAGCACTACAGATTCCCGATGCAAAGAGCGGAGCAAACCCACAGGCCGTAAACTCTGCGGGCCTGCTCCGCTCCTGACGTTTACGACTTGTCGGGCAGGTCCATCATCTGCTGGGCTTCGGCGTAGGCCTGGGGAATCGGGGGGGCCAGCTTCGGCTCCTGCCCCAGCGGCCGGGCGATCCGCACGCGGAACTCGCCGCGCCCGTCCAGGCTGGGTCCCTCGGTATAGCGGCCGGCCGGCGGGTCCACCCCTTCGATACCGGTGGCAAAGAAGTCATAGCTGTACTCGGTCAGCTCTTCATCCTGCGGGAAGCTGTTGGGAATCGGCAGCGAACCGGGATGGCCGCCCAGTTCCTCGATCACGGCCAGCCACTGCTGCTGGTGCATGGTGTCGCGCGCGATCAGGAAGCGCAGCATGTCTTTCATGCCCGGGTCGTCCGTCATCTCGAACAGCCGACAGGCCAGAGCGCGCCCGGTGGCTTCGGCCGCCACGTTGCTGTACATGTCGGCCGCGAGGTTCCCG encodes:
- a CDS encoding manganese catalase family protein — encoded protein: MFYHDKQLQYTVRVDTPSPVFAKMLQQAIGGVEGEIRVCLQYLFQSFGARGPAKYRDMLMETGTEEIGHIQMLATAVAMNLEGAPNFLKEAMAKADPMLAATLGGMDPRQYLSAGMAALPADSNGVPFDASHVYASGNLAADMYSNVAAEATGRALACRLFEMTDDPGMKDMLRFLIARDTMHQQQWLAVIEELGGHPGSLPIPNSFPQDEELTEYSYDFFATGIEGVDPPAGRYTEGPSLDGRGEFRVRIARPLGQEPKLAPPIPQAYAEAQQMMDLPDKS
- a CDS encoding phosphotransferase enzyme family protein, which gives rise to MTGHPLLAPDLLDDIAALYHQTSGDLTDLGSFENQVYAFQTPEGPRVLRLVHSSHRTERQVQAELHWLSFLGVQGVDVAAPVADHAGQLLSVWPDGSGGQYLATAFVRVPGERLNPVQATSGQLRAWGRLLADLHNQTQIYRPEDPQGRFHWHQDPYIEQRHARAAALPEALEPGIMERFDRLVERLAAQPTSPERYGLIHNDAHPGNVLVEGERLHLFDFDDCTHNFFVNDLAMALYYGLWGVPEEQREQVGLRLWTELLAGYRERRALPDPADLALVPTLLKLREVELYVLLLSKWEPDSRTEGQLRFLRDTRERILYDVPYLHLNFAPTA
- the ychF gene encoding redox-regulated ATPase YchF → MSSLGIGIVGLPNVGKSTLFNAITRAGALAANYPFATIEPNVGRVTVPDERLAALSRIFTKGERVPPIIPTFVEFVDIAGLVKGASQGEGLGNQFLANIREVDAIAHVVRCFEDGNVIHVAGRVDPLDDIETINTELILADMAGLEKRLQGLTKKAKGGDKDAREQADLAEAILKVLGEGKPARAGTYEGRIPKDFGLITIKPVIYVANVGEDELQQDNEYVQQVRAYAAAEGAQVVKISAQIEGELAEMPEDEAREFLSELGVQESGLDQLVKVGYETLGLITFITSGEKEVRAWTIRRGEKAPEAAGEIHSDLERGFIRAEVIEWDKMVEAGGWAAAKSKGWVRTEGKEYVMKDGDIMNVLHSS